One window of Bacteroidota bacterium genomic DNA carries:
- a CDS encoding 1-deoxy-D-xylulose-5-phosphate synthase codes for MIQEGKLLAQVQYPEDLRKLKPEDLYQFCHELRDYLIEHGSQYGGHFGASLGVVELTTAIHYVFNTPYDQLIWDVGHQAYGHKIITGRRDEFHSNRKYKGISGFPKRSESEYDTFGVGHSSTSISAGVGMAIGSRYNGETDRNVIAVIGDGAMTGGMAFEALNHAGWENANVLVVLNDNCMSIDQNVGALKEYLTDVTTSRTYNKIRDEVWKLLGKMSNFGPSAQKVASKIEDLFTAQFGRKGELFESFNFRYFGPIDGHDVNHLVRIMDDLKKIPGPKILHCVTVKGKGFELAELDQTKWHAPSFPFDRMTGAHLVPKVQTPQPPKYQDVFGHTMVELAKLNPKVMGITPAMPSGCSLKFMLEQMPDRAFDVGIAEQHAVTFSAGLATQGLRPFCNIYSTFMQRAYDQVIHDVALQKLPVVFCLDRGGLVGADGPTHHGAFDIAYFRCIPNMIVASPMNEQELRNMMYTAQLDEQLMPFSIRYPRGEGVMLEWRTPFEKMEVGKGRMINDGEGLAILSFGPMGNYVKEAVAKLNAQGLHPAHFDMRFVKPIDAEMLHDIFGRFDRVLTIEDGCLQGGFGSAVIEFMVDNGYTSQVKRLGIPDHFVEHGSPEQLFDECGYGRNGIYQAALEMASEKVRN; via the coding sequence ATGATCCAAGAAGGAAAACTCCTCGCTCAAGTTCAATACCCCGAAGACCTTCGGAAATTGAAACCCGAAGACTTGTACCAGTTCTGCCACGAACTGCGGGATTACTTGATCGAGCATGGCTCCCAATACGGCGGCCATTTCGGTGCAAGCCTTGGGGTTGTCGAACTGACCACGGCCATTCACTATGTTTTCAATACGCCTTATGATCAGCTGATTTGGGACGTAGGTCACCAAGCCTACGGACACAAGATCATCACCGGCCGCCGCGACGAATTTCACAGCAACCGCAAATACAAGGGCATCTCGGGTTTTCCGAAACGCTCGGAATCCGAATATGACACCTTCGGAGTCGGGCACAGTTCGACGTCGATTTCTGCGGGCGTGGGCATGGCCATCGGCAGCCGCTACAACGGCGAAACCGACCGCAACGTGATCGCCGTGATCGGCGATGGTGCGATGACCGGCGGTATGGCCTTCGAAGCCCTCAACCATGCTGGTTGGGAAAATGCCAACGTCCTCGTTGTCTTGAACGACAACTGCATGAGCATCGACCAAAATGTCGGCGCACTCAAGGAATACCTCACCGACGTCACCACAAGCCGCACCTACAACAAAATCCGCGACGAAGTCTGGAAGCTGCTCGGCAAAATGAGCAACTTCGGCCCAAGTGCCCAAAAAGTCGCCTCCAAAATCGAAGACCTGTTCACCGCGCAATTCGGCCGCAAAGGCGAATTGTTTGAGTCATTCAACTTCCGTTATTTCGGTCCGATCGATGGCCACGACGTGAACCACCTCGTGCGCATCATGGACGACCTGAAGAAGATTCCAGGTCCAAAAATCCTGCACTGCGTCACCGTCAAAGGAAAAGGATTCGAGCTCGCCGAATTGGATCAAACCAAATGGCATGCGCCTTCTTTCCCGTTTGACCGCATGACAGGTGCTCATTTGGTACCCAAAGTTCAAACGCCGCAGCCTCCGAAATACCAAGATGTGTTTGGCCATACCATGGTCGAGCTTGCCAAGCTCAATCCCAAGGTCATGGGCATCACGCCTGCGATGCCTTCGGGTTGCAGCCTCAAGTTCATGCTGGAGCAAATGCCCGACCGCGCCTTTGACGTCGGCATCGCCGAGCAACATGCGGTGACATTCTCGGCGGGCTTGGCCACACAGGGCTTGCGTCCGTTTTGCAATATCTATTCGACCTTCATGCAGCGCGCGTATGATCAGGTGATTCATGACGTGGCCTTGCAGAAATTGCCGGTGGTTTTCTGTTTGGACCGTGGCGGCCTTGTGGGCGCTGACGGACCGACCCACCATGGCGCCTTTGACATTGCGTATTTCCGCTGCATCCCCAACATGATCGTGGCCTCGCCGATGAACGAGCAAGAGCTGCGCAACATGATGTACACCGCACAGCTCGACGAGCAATTGATGCCTTTCAGCATCCGCTACCCGCGTGGCGAAGGCGTGATGCTCGAATGGCGCACGCCGTTTGAGAAAATGGAGGTCGGCAAAGGTCGCATGATCAATGACGGCGAAGGACTTGCCATTTTGAGCTTTGGCCCGATGGGCAACTACGTCAAGGAGGCTGTCGCCAAGCTGAATGCACAAGGGCTACACCCTGCCCACTTTGACATGCGCTTTGTAAAGCCCATCGATGCGGAGATGTTGCACGATATTTTCGGACGGTTTGACCGGGTATTGACCATTGAGGATGGCTGCTTGCAAGGTGGCTTCGGCTCTGCCGTGATCGAATTCATGGTGGACAATGGTTACACCTCACAGGTGAAGCGTCTCGGCATTCCGGATCATTTTGTGGAGCATGGTTCGCCGGAGCAATTGTTTGATGAATGTGGCTATGGGCGGAATGGCATCTATCAGGCCGCTTTGGAGATGGCTTCGGAGAAGGTTAGAAATTAG
- a CDS encoding sodium:solute symporter produces the protein MNSTLSLSLIGIYFTILFIFSYLTGRKADEDSFFRANKSVPWMVVAFGMIGASISGVTFISVPGWVGTQGFAYMIMVLGYLLGYLVIAFLLMPLYYRLNLTSIYKYLEQRFGFWSYKTGAFYFLLSRILGSAIRLFLVVMVLHEFILADLGVPFSVSVALAILMIWVFTFKGGMKTVIWTDLLQTTFLLSAAGLAVWFIAQELHLDGPGAIWDAVAGSKYSNVVVTDLAHPRHWLKQLLGGMFISMTMTGLDQDMMQKNLTCKTLKDAQKNMLSFSFVLVFVNLLFLALGVLLYMYGTSKGYVVENFADKAAPLQYLDPVTGLMEGGKTDRLFPFLTFNYLPVGIGVVFILGLFAAAYASADSALTALTTSFCIDFLDFEKKTDQKVKNKTRLWVHVGMSIVTFAVILLAKVLNNVAVIDAVFQVATYTYGPLLGLFAFGLFTRLGVRDKLVPLVCIIAPLICYMINFWFTSGWLGFATLPVNGAITFLLLLAISTGSQEDRLKTA, from the coding sequence ATGAATTCGACGCTTAGCCTCAGCCTGATCGGGATTTATTTCACGATCCTGTTCATTTTCTCCTATCTCACCGGTCGAAAGGCAGACGAAGATTCGTTTTTCCGCGCCAACAAGTCCGTTCCGTGGATGGTCGTTGCCTTCGGCATGATCGGCGCGTCGATCTCCGGGGTGACCTTCATCTCTGTTCCGGGCTGGGTCGGCACACAAGGCTTTGCCTACATGATCATGGTGCTGGGTTATTTGCTGGGTTATTTGGTGATCGCCTTCTTGCTCATGCCCTTGTACTATCGGCTGAACCTCACTTCGATATACAAATATTTGGAACAACGCTTCGGATTTTGGAGCTACAAAACCGGGGCCTTCTACTTCTTGCTGTCGCGCATTTTGGGTTCGGCGATCCGGTTGTTTCTGGTGGTGATGGTTCTGCATGAATTCATCTTGGCCGATTTGGGCGTGCCCTTTTCGGTGTCGGTCGCCTTGGCGATTTTAATGATCTGGGTATTTACATTCAAGGGCGGCATGAAAACCGTGATCTGGACGGACTTGCTGCAAACTACCTTTTTGCTCTCTGCTGCCGGATTGGCGGTTTGGTTCATTGCCCAAGAATTGCATTTGGATGGTCCTGGTGCGATTTGGGACGCCGTTGCGGGTAGCAAATATTCGAATGTCGTGGTGACAGATCTCGCGCACCCGCGGCATTGGCTCAAGCAATTGCTCGGGGGCATGTTCATTTCCATGACGATGACGGGTTTGGATCAGGACATGATGCAAAAGAACCTGACCTGCAAAACTTTGAAGGACGCACAAAAGAATATGCTCAGCTTCAGCTTTGTGTTGGTCTTTGTGAATCTGCTTTTTCTTGCCCTCGGGGTACTCCTTTATATGTACGGAACTTCGAAGGGCTATGTCGTCGAAAATTTCGCAGACAAAGCCGCTCCGTTGCAATACCTCGATCCGGTTACGGGTTTGATGGAAGGCGGAAAGACCGACCGACTGTTTCCGTTCCTGACCTTCAATTATTTGCCGGTCGGAATTGGTGTGGTTTTCATCTTGGGTTTGTTTGCAGCAGCTTACGCGAGCGCGGATTCGGCCTTGACTGCTTTGACGACCTCCTTTTGCATTGACTTTTTGGACTTCGAAAAAAAGACCGATCAGAAGGTCAAAAACAAAACCCGGCTTTGGGTACACGTCGGTATGTCCATCGTAACATTCGCCGTGATCCTTTTGGCAAAGGTTCTGAACAATGTCGCGGTGATCGATGCCGTTTTTCAGGTGGCAACCTATACCTATGGGCCGCTTTTGGGCTTGTTTGCCTTTGGATTGTTTACGCGGCTGGGAGTGCGGGACAAACTGGTACCACTGGTTTGCATCATCGCGCCGCTCATCTGCTACATGATCAACTTCTGGTTCACAAGCGGATGGCTGGGTTTCGCGACTTTGCCGGTGAATGGCGCGATCACATTTTTGTTGTTGTTGGCGATTTCGACAGGAAGTCAGGAGGATCGCCTCAAAACAGCGTAA
- a CDS encoding anhydro-N-acetylmuramic acid kinase, with the protein MKRYTGIGLMSGTSLDGIDLAYCEFSENEGAWKFELLAAETIGYDEQWYARLRCLDTQDALAFARTHVYYGHLLGRTLREFIDRNELKPQFVASHGQTIFHQPEKNFTAQIGDGETIASYLPCPLVANFRNKDVALGGQGAPLVPFGERHLFPKYKLFLNLGGIANLSYSGKAFDVVPCNMALNWLANALETSQAFDQDGAAARSGQMDYALYDALENLPWYQQTGPKSLGTEWFTAHILPLISQSESPVADRMKTFVLHVVSRITVAMRDLQVRSMPLVVTGGGAHNAYLMEELQKSLAGLGIKIEQLPDAVVDFKEAIIFAFLGLQTLLGQPNILASVTGAKLDVCGGSIHLPPGGWAKTGLI; encoded by the coding sequence ATGAAACGCTACACCGGCATCGGGCTCATGTCTGGTACATCCCTCGATGGCATTGACTTGGCCTATTGCGAGTTTTCAGAGAATGAAGGTGCTTGGAAGTTTGAATTGCTAGCCGCCGAAACCATCGGCTATGACGAGCAATGGTACGCGCGCTTGCGCTGCCTCGACACGCAAGATGCGCTCGCATTCGCCCGCACCCACGTGTATTACGGGCACCTGCTCGGGCGCACGTTGCGCGAGTTCATCGACCGCAACGAACTGAAACCGCAGTTTGTCGCAAGCCACGGGCAAACGATTTTCCATCAGCCGGAAAAGAACTTCACCGCCCAAATCGGGGACGGCGAAACGATCGCCTCCTACTTGCCCTGTCCCTTGGTGGCCAATTTCCGCAACAAAGATGTTGCACTCGGTGGCCAAGGCGCCCCGCTTGTCCCCTTCGGTGAGCGACACCTCTTCCCGAAATACAAGCTCTTCCTGAACTTGGGCGGCATCGCCAACCTGAGCTACAGCGGCAAAGCCTTTGACGTGGTGCCCTGCAACATGGCCCTCAATTGGCTCGCCAATGCCTTGGAAACGTCGCAAGCGTTTGACCAAGACGGGGCAGCAGCACGCAGCGGGCAAATGGACTACGCCTTGTACGATGCCTTGGAAAACCTGCCTTGGTACCAACAAACCGGTCCCAAAAGTCTGGGCACGGAGTGGTTTACTGCGCACATTCTTCCGCTGATTTCCCAAAGCGAATCGCCGGTCGCGGACCGCATGAAAACCTTTGTGCTCCACGTTGTGAGTCGCATCACCGTGGCTATGCGCGACCTGCAGGTGCGCAGCATGCCCCTTGTTGTCACGGGCGGGGGTGCACACAATGCCTACCTGATGGAGGAATTGCAAAAGTCTTTGGCCGGTCTCGGCATCAAAATCGAGCAATTGCCTGACGCGGTGGTGGACTTCAAGGAGGCCATCATCTTTGCCTTTTTGGGCCTACAAACCTTGCTCGGCCAACCCAATATCCTGGCCTCGGTAACCGGCGCCAAGTTGGATGTCTGTGGCGGCAGCATTCACCTTCCCCCAGGCGGATGGGCAAAAACGGGGTTGATTTAA
- a CDS encoding acyltransferase yields MKYSARIDGLRFVAITLVFCDHFASFFFHRISAGYYGVELFFVISGYLITSILLDSGNTPFGKAYLNFMGRRTLRIFPIYYLMLAILWLLHDPVVHEFLLFALTYTFNYASEYYHITHSSLDHTWSLCVEEQFYLFWPVIVLLLRRLPRVLMAVMIGIVVLGFCQLAFGIFPALSPYNHGGLLSRIPALGIGSLGAIYVRHFTMPDRFFKNLGIELAMIALLCLFLVTDLTIKPLGLAFISLYLILKASKYDFRLQFLSKFLANPRVVYIGTISYGLYLYHLPISLYFSKYIFEPIWSKIPFEEWGRLSALYYHREIIQFPLYSLLSLILAIFSFRYIEKPLLKLKDRFFKKSENPAPSEQKMTQG; encoded by the coding sequence ATGAAATACAGCGCACGGATCGATGGCCTACGTTTTGTAGCAATCACCTTGGTCTTTTGCGACCATTTTGCTTCTTTCTTTTTCCATCGAATTTCCGCGGGTTATTACGGAGTAGAATTGTTTTTTGTGATCAGTGGTTATCTCATCACATCGATTTTGCTCGACTCCGGAAACACTCCGTTTGGCAAGGCCTACCTGAATTTCATGGGCCGACGGACCTTGCGCATTTTTCCCATCTATTATCTGATGCTGGCTATTTTGTGGCTCCTTCACGACCCTGTCGTCCATGAGTTCCTCCTTTTTGCACTCACCTATACCTTTAACTATGCCAGCGAATATTACCACATCACCCATTCATCATTGGACCATACGTGGTCTCTCTGTGTAGAGGAGCAGTTTTACTTATTCTGGCCTGTGATTGTCCTTTTGCTTCGCCGCCTGCCGCGTGTTTTGATGGCAGTGATGATCGGCATCGTGGTCCTGGGCTTCTGTCAACTTGCTTTTGGGATCTTTCCCGCGCTCAGTCCCTACAATCACGGGGGGTTGCTGTCCCGCATTCCTGCATTGGGTATTGGCTCCTTGGGAGCGATTTATGTGCGGCATTTTACGATGCCGGACCGGTTCTTTAAGAACTTGGGCATTGAGCTCGCCATGATCGCACTACTTTGCCTATTTCTGGTGACCGATCTCACCATCAAGCCGCTCGGCCTGGCATTCATTTCCCTGTATTTGATCCTGAAGGCATCCAAATATGACTTTCGCCTTCAATTCCTCAGTAAGTTCTTGGCCAATCCGCGCGTAGTTTACATTGGTACGATTTCATACGGCCTTTATCTCTATCACCTTCCCATCAGTCTCTATTTTTCCAAATACATCTTTGAGCCGATCTGGTCCAAGATTCCATTTGAGGAATGGGGACGATTGTCCGCGTTGTATTACCACCGGGAGATCATTCAGTTTCCATTGTACAGCCTGCTTTCCCTCATCTTGGCAATATTTTCCTTTCGCTACATTGAAAAGCCACTCTTGAAGCTCAAGGACCGGTTTTTTAAAAAGTCAGAAAATCCTGCTCCCTCTGAACAAAAGATGACGCAGGGTTGA
- a CDS encoding peptide MFS transporter, whose amino-acid sequence MYSPTTVEEIQNFKGKYPKQLWYLFLVEMWERFTFYGMRALLGLYISHLILSTVYNPAPADVIQKKIADFKAENGEVLDINHPKWYIETSLQTDRDAAEAISNKRYGMINAFIYAMAFIGGLFADKLFGFRRSIFWGGTLMAIGTFIMAIPGAFSFYAGVSILIVGNGFFKPNISTMVGALYRSGDPRRDAGFSLFYSGINIGAFLSGLTIAWIGTSYSWSLGFGLAGVFMLMGLGLFIFTQKSLGPIGTPPNPMRLEQKTAGIPYGYLIQGLTLLMIPLFFLLIYYPVTINISFIAGLNVDGSPKTLEFSDVIMMLAALGTVGYLGFAISRSPKSEARKLIAAMILIFFSVAFWSFFEQGGGSLNFFANGNVESHGFNMTSVNNSINALFVIIFSPLVGLLWLSLNKRNKEPNTVVKFGLGFLFLGIGFLVFYFSKFFADDSGHTPMAFFALAYLAVTIGELCLSPIGLSIMTKLSPHRLVGVMMGTWFLASAFGQYGAGLIGAALATSEDKTKVLTNLDKLDQYTEGYKIIGIIAIVAALLLIGFSPLIKKLMGDVK is encoded by the coding sequence ATGTACAGTCCTACGACGGTCGAGGAAATTCAGAATTTTAAAGGCAAGTATCCCAAACAGCTGTGGTACCTGTTTTTGGTTGAGATGTGGGAGCGTTTCACATTCTACGGAATGCGCGCCTTGCTTGGCCTTTATATTTCCCACTTGATTCTTTCCACGGTTTACAATCCGGCACCTGCTGATGTAATCCAGAAGAAGATTGCTGATTTCAAGGCGGAAAACGGGGAAGTGCTCGACATCAACCACCCGAAGTGGTACATCGAAACCTCCTTGCAGACCGATCGAGATGCTGCCGAGGCCATCTCCAATAAGCGGTATGGCATGATCAACGCCTTTATCTATGCCATGGCGTTTATCGGCGGCCTTTTTGCTGACAAGTTGTTTGGCTTCCGACGCTCCATCTTCTGGGGAGGCACCCTGATGGCCATCGGTACATTTATCATGGCGATTCCGGGGGCCTTCAGCTTCTACGCCGGGGTGAGTATCCTGATCGTCGGAAACGGGTTTTTTAAACCCAATATATCCACGATGGTCGGGGCCCTGTACCGATCAGGCGATCCACGAAGAGACGCTGGATTTTCGCTGTTTTATTCAGGAATCAACATTGGTGCGTTCTTGAGCGGGCTTACGATCGCGTGGATCGGCACGTCCTATTCATGGTCCTTGGGCTTTGGCTTGGCAGGCGTTTTCATGCTGATGGGTTTGGGCCTTTTCATCTTCACCCAGAAATCACTTGGACCGATCGGCACCCCTCCCAACCCCATGCGGTTGGAGCAAAAGACAGCCGGCATTCCTTACGGTTATCTGATTCAGGGGCTTACCCTGCTCATGATTCCGCTGTTTTTCTTGCTGATCTACTACCCTGTCACAATCAACATTTCATTCATCGCGGGCCTGAATGTTGACGGATCACCCAAAACCCTGGAATTCAGCGACGTCATCATGATGCTTGCCGCACTGGGTACCGTTGGCTATCTCGGGTTTGCCATTTCGCGTTCACCGAAGTCGGAAGCACGCAAGTTGATTGCGGCAATGATCCTGATCTTCTTTTCCGTAGCATTCTGGTCCTTCTTTGAGCAAGGCGGTGGCTCGCTCAACTTCTTTGCTAATGGCAACGTGGAGAGCCATGGCTTCAACATGACCTCGGTCAACAACAGTATCAACGCCCTTTTTGTGATCATCTTCAGCCCGTTGGTCGGCTTGCTCTGGTTGTCACTGAACAAGCGCAACAAGGAGCCGAATACGGTCGTAAAGTTTGGCCTTGGTTTCCTCTTCTTGGGAATCGGCTTTTTGGTCTTCTACTTCAGCAAGTTTTTTGCCGATGACAGTGGACATACCCCAATGGCCTTCTTTGCCTTGGCCTACCTGGCGGTCACCATCGGTGAGCTTTGCCTTTCTCCGATCGGGTTGTCCATCATGACTAAACTGTCTCCTCACCGCCTTGTCGGGGTGATGATGGGTACTTGGTTTTTGGCAAGTGCCTTTGGACAGTACGGCGCAGGTCTGATTGGAGCTGCACTTGCAACGAGTGAAGACAAAACCAAAGTCCTCACCAACCTTGATAAGCTCGATCAATACACCGAGGGGTATAAGATCATCGGCATCATTGCAATTGTCGCTGCACTGCTTCTGATTGGCTTCTCTCCTTTGATCAAGAAGCTCATGGGCGATGTGAAATAA
- a CDS encoding peptide MFS transporter has protein sequence MSKGAAAGASVGPKHPKGLWILFLTEMWERFGYYLMLGIFALFMRDSWENGGMGFSAAAKSDIYGTYIGLVYLTPFIGGLLADRLLGYRLSIIIGGLLMSAGYFGLSFHNETIFYISLLLIIVGNGFFKPNISTLVGNLYNNDLYRANKDAGFNIFYMGINVGAFICNFVAAYMRINYGWGHAFAAAGIGMLIGLVIFIVGTKHVKEADVIKPTKPGDMALWKIFATVLLPMFAFGVIGYFFKGVTTPENPTGYLIVSDTTDAFLFGCVPVIGFFLYMLFTANAEDKRPIGALLSVYACIVIFWAVFHQNGDALTTWAEDHSDRAMPTWLSKPMNTLGLAQTTNYHESIYDKWDDARFGGLTSSLSARQDSFQKLVDTSTDPIAKQAYKDQVKAVGSELNVREKSRKYFENLPEAKRPAKNSDLLLVSTELFQSINPFWVVLLTPLVVGFFGFLRRRNREPSTPTKIFIGLVITALSTLVMYFAVKATDMHGDKASSMWLVGAYAVITVGELCLSPMGLSLVSKLSPPRITALMMGGFFLSTAVGNKLAGTLSSLWEGFEDKGNFFLMNCGLVLLAALLLFLMLGFLNRVMKEKNIH, from the coding sequence ATGAGTAAAGGCGCTGCGGCTGGCGCAAGCGTCGGACCCAAACATCCCAAAGGTCTTTGGATTTTGTTTCTCACAGAGATGTGGGAGCGGTTTGGCTACTACCTGATGCTCGGCATTTTTGCACTCTTCATGCGGGATAGTTGGGAGAATGGCGGGATGGGCTTCAGCGCGGCTGCAAAATCCGACATCTATGGCACATATATCGGCTTGGTTTACCTGACGCCGTTTATCGGTGGACTTTTGGCTGACCGCCTATTGGGATATCGCTTATCCATCATTATTGGTGGCCTGCTGATGTCTGCGGGTTATTTTGGTCTCTCCTTTCACAACGAAACGATTTTCTACATTTCGTTGCTGCTGATCATTGTGGGCAATGGCTTCTTCAAGCCCAACATCTCCACACTGGTTGGCAACCTTTACAACAACGATCTCTACCGTGCCAACAAAGATGCTGGCTTCAACATTTTCTACATGGGCATCAACGTCGGTGCGTTCATTTGCAATTTTGTTGCTGCCTACATGCGTATCAACTATGGATGGGGCCATGCTTTTGCAGCCGCAGGTATCGGTATGTTGATCGGCCTGGTGATCTTCATCGTCGGAACCAAGCATGTCAAGGAAGCCGACGTCATCAAGCCCACGAAGCCTGGCGACATGGCACTTTGGAAAATCTTTGCGACCGTGTTGCTGCCGATGTTTGCCTTTGGTGTGATCGGTTACTTTTTCAAAGGGGTAACCACTCCAGAAAATCCGACTGGCTATTTGATCGTCTCTGACACTACTGATGCCTTCCTTTTTGGTTGCGTTCCAGTCATCGGATTTTTCCTTTACATGCTCTTCACTGCGAATGCGGAAGACAAGCGCCCCATCGGTGCACTTTTGTCTGTGTATGCATGTATCGTTATTTTCTGGGCTGTTTTCCACCAAAACGGTGATGCGCTCACAACTTGGGCTGAAGACCATTCTGACCGTGCGATGCCCACTTGGCTTTCCAAGCCAATGAATACCTTGGGCTTGGCACAAACCACCAATTACCATGAGTCGATCTATGACAAATGGGATGATGCGAGGTTCGGCGGACTGACTTCAAGCCTTTCTGCACGTCAAGATTCATTTCAGAAACTTGTTGATACTTCCACCGATCCAATCGCAAAGCAGGCCTACAAGGATCAGGTCAAGGCGGTAGGCTCGGAGCTGAATGTGCGAGAGAAGTCTCGAAAGTATTTCGAAAACCTGCCTGAAGCCAAAAGACCGGCAAAAAATTCTGATCTTTTGTTGGTGAGCACGGAGCTATTTCAATCGATCAACCCGTTCTGGGTGGTTCTCTTGACGCCGCTTGTCGTTGGATTCTTCGGATTCCTGCGTAGGAGAAATAGGGAACCAAGTACACCCACCAAAATTTTCATCGGTTTGGTGATTACTGCACTCAGCACGTTGGTCATGTACTTTGCGGTCAAGGCCACGGACATGCACGGCGACAAAGCCAGCAGCATGTGGTTGGTCGGCGCCTACGCGGTCATCACCGTCGGCGAACTTTGCCTCTCTCCTATGGGCCTGTCACTCGTGAGCAAGCTCAGTCCTCCACGTATCACAGCCCTCATGATGGGTGGCTTCTTCCTCAGTACTGCAGTGGGCAATAAGTTGGCAGGAACGCTCTCCAGCCTCTGGGAGGGTTTTGAAGACAAAGGCAATTTCTTCCTGATGAACTGCGGTCTCGTGTTGTTGGCTGCCTTGCTGCTTTTCTTGATGCTCGGGTTCTTGAACCGGGTCATGAAGGAGAAGAATATTCATTGA
- a CDS encoding GSCFA domain-containing protein — protein sequence MEFRTEIFPKAAAEPLHHGSSIVSVGSCFAERMGDRLRHYKFRLLQNPFGIIFHPLPLIAPLEVALSGKDAYSSELFQHEGKWRSLAFHSQLSHQDKRFLQDQIHAALQVTGMALRKADVLILTLGSAIGFEDVESGRIVANCHKLPQQRFTSRLSRVGELRLAFEGFLNQLFAANPKVQVLLTVSPVRHLRSGLVENGGSKAVLRALCDELCADFERVSYFPAFELLMDDLRDYRFYGRDLSHPNEMAEDYVWEKFATSWLSDKARAVNAELDGVYRDLAHRPFEPNSEAHLGFLKKLHGRIDALRGLVDLDLELREVEERMGDNTHPFDF from the coding sequence ATGGAGTTCCGCACGGAAATATTCCCAAAGGCGGCGGCTGAGCCGCTGCATCATGGTTCCTCCATTGTCTCGGTCGGCTCCTGCTTTGCAGAACGCATGGGTGACCGCTTGCGGCATTACAAATTCCGGTTGCTGCAAAATCCATTCGGCATCATTTTCCATCCCCTCCCGCTGATTGCGCCGTTGGAGGTTGCCTTGTCGGGCAAGGATGCCTATTCCTCAGAGCTCTTCCAACACGAGGGAAAATGGCGCAGCCTCGCTTTTCATTCGCAGTTGAGCCACCAAGACAAACGTTTTTTGCAGGATCAGATCCATGCAGCCTTGCAAGTCACAGGCATGGCTTTGCGCAAGGCGGATGTGCTGATCCTCACGTTGGGTTCGGCCATCGGTTTTGAAGATGTGGAATCGGGCCGGATTGTTGCCAATTGCCACAAGCTGCCGCAGCAGCGTTTTACAAGTCGCTTGAGCCGTGTCGGAGAACTCCGGCTGGCATTCGAAGGGTTTCTGAATCAACTTTTTGCAGCGAATCCCAAAGTGCAAGTGCTGCTCACCGTGAGTCCGGTGCGGCATCTACGTTCAGGATTGGTCGAAAATGGCGGCAGCAAGGCGGTTTTGCGGGCACTCTGCGACGAACTTTGCGCCGACTTTGAGCGGGTGAGTTATTTCCCTGCCTTCGAATTGTTGATGGACGACCTCCGCGACTACCGCTTTTACGGGCGCGACCTCTCGCATCCCAACGAGATGGCCGAAGACTACGTCTGGGAAAAGTTTGCCACATCTTGGCTCAGTGACAAGGCCCGCGCGGTCAATGCCGAATTGGACGGTGTCTACCGCGACTTGGCCCATCGGCCTTTCGAACCCAACAGCGAAGCACATCTCGGCTTTCTCAAGAAACTACATGGTCGCATCGACGCTTTGCGCGGTTTGGTAGATCTCGATTTGGAACTCCGCGAGGTGGAAGAACGAATGGGAGACAATACCCATCCCTTCGATTTTTAG
- a CDS encoding VTT domain-containing protein — MECVKNPIDFILHINDNLDCLVNTYNIWIYAILFLVIFVETGLVVMPFLPGDSLLFAAGAICARTAGQPDAPMNIWVLILLLFIAAVLGDNSNYAIGRFFGGRAVKLRLGKWQVVKPAYIDKTQAFFDKYGTKAIIMARFVPIVRTFTPFVAGVAKMDYKRKFLPFDVLGGFLWISSMSLAGFALGTNPWVKEHFESVVIAIILISVLPMVIGYFSSRRANAKAKAAK, encoded by the coding sequence ATGGAGTGCGTCAAAAATCCTATTGACTTCATCTTGCACATTAACGACAACCTTGATTGTCTGGTGAACACCTATAATATATGGATCTACGCCATCCTTTTCTTGGTCATTTTTGTGGAGACGGGACTTGTCGTCATGCCGTTTCTGCCGGGAGATTCGCTCCTGTTTGCAGCCGGTGCGATATGTGCCCGCACAGCTGGACAACCCGATGCGCCGATGAACATCTGGGTTTTGATTTTACTGCTGTTCATTGCGGCGGTTTTGGGCGATAACAGCAACTATGCCATCGGCCGGTTTTTCGGTGGACGGGCGGTTAAGCTGAGGCTGGGAAAATGGCAGGTCGTCAAGCCGGCCTACATCGACAAAACGCAAGCTTTCTTTGACAAATACGGCACGAAAGCCATCATCATGGCGCGGTTTGTACCCATCGTGCGCACCTTCACGCCGTTTGTGGCGGGTGTGGCCAAGATGGACTACAAACGCAAGTTTCTCCCTTTTGACGTGCTCGGCGGATTTCTTTGGATCTCTTCGATGTCGTTGGCGGGTTTTGCCTTGGGGACCAATCCATGGGTGAAGGAGCACTTCGAATCCGTCGTGATCGCGATCATCCTGATTTCGGTGTTGCCCATGGTGATCGGCTATTTCAGCAGCCGTCGCGCAAATGCCAAGGCCAAAGCCGCGAAATAA